A single genomic interval of Lewinellaceae bacterium harbors:
- a CDS encoding TIR domain-containing protein: MNTLFFPRALIEKGVEIKWKKSGTGILVEECPLGTPPPEIVKEGNKAVLNYFQEQDAQGTDTLYEAKLLILGEGGAGKTSLCRRLLYPSQPLPSESESTKGIDIHQYDFPMDNGRDFRVNVWDFGGQEIYHATHQFFLTKRSLYILLDDTKKDNKTVQDEGFKYWLEVIDLLGGHSPVLIFQNEKAGIDIAGIKGRFDNVEGRYRGNLEQPDAATEIKDAIPFYVRQLPHIGQALPKKWINIRKEIEELAKSTAYISQDGYYDIYKKHLEFDRVKALRLSRYLHDLGVFLHFQDDALLRYTVILQNTWATEAVFKILDDEVVKGKLGRFDETDCQRLWADTVYADKHPELLQLMVKFEIAYKLADTAPPVWLAPQLLQPSKPEGLEGWEMPGDLELRYHYDFLPKGLVNRLMVRKHRHVQQPELGWKNGVLFELGSTQLLVQLSVKGDEIILRTRGPQCKELVSIISADLDALNDSFSGLSEKVTKKIPCICEVCSKSTTPEFYDYEELIRRRGLNKATIECRASFADVPVIALLEGFQADKDKAGGLPEVKREKPTGKKAFFSYSKQDREFLQQFLGHLIGLQEGGKISPWEDQQILPGGEWDEEIRNELATADIIFLLVSSDFLNTKYIREVEIKEAMKRHDNGDARVIPIILRSCNWKGMPFGKLNGLPRNGEPVASFPDRDQAWTEVVKEIEALIELKSNE, from the coding sequence TTGAACACTTTATTCTTTCCTCGTGCCTTAATCGAGAAAGGAGTTGAAATCAAATGGAAAAAATCAGGAACCGGAATACTGGTTGAAGAATGCCCCTTGGGTACGCCACCTCCGGAAATTGTGAAGGAGGGCAATAAAGCCGTCCTGAACTATTTTCAGGAGCAGGATGCTCAGGGTACGGACACCCTTTACGAAGCCAAGCTCCTAATCCTGGGAGAAGGCGGGGCAGGCAAGACCAGCCTCTGCCGGCGCCTATTGTATCCCAGCCAGCCTCTGCCTTCTGAAAGCGAATCTACGAAAGGGATCGACATCCACCAGTATGATTTTCCTATGGATAACGGGCGCGATTTCCGGGTCAATGTCTGGGACTTCGGCGGCCAGGAGATTTACCACGCTACTCACCAATTTTTTCTCACCAAGCGTTCATTATACATTTTGCTTGACGATACGAAAAAGGATAACAAAACGGTGCAGGATGAAGGTTTTAAATACTGGTTGGAGGTGATCGATTTGTTAGGAGGGCATAGCCCGGTGCTGATCTTCCAGAATGAAAAAGCGGGAATTGATATCGCCGGTATCAAGGGCAGGTTCGATAATGTGGAGGGACGATATAGAGGGAACTTAGAACAGCCAGATGCCGCAACTGAAATTAAAGATGCAATTCCTTTTTATGTCAGGCAGCTTCCCCACATAGGCCAAGCACTGCCTAAAAAGTGGATCAATATTCGAAAAGAAATTGAAGAGCTGGCGAAATCCACTGCCTATATTTCACAGGATGGCTATTATGACATCTACAAAAAACACCTTGAATTTGATAGAGTAAAAGCACTTCGGTTGAGCAGGTATCTGCACGACCTGGGGGTCTTCTTACACTTTCAGGATGATGCTCTGTTAAGATATACCGTCATCTTGCAGAACACCTGGGCAACAGAAGCCGTCTTCAAGATACTGGACGACGAGGTAGTGAAGGGAAAGCTTGGGCGTTTTGATGAAACGGATTGCCAACGTCTTTGGGCTGACACGGTTTATGCGGATAAGCATCCGGAATTGTTACAGCTCATGGTCAAGTTTGAAATTGCTTATAAGCTGGCGGATACTGCCCCTCCCGTTTGGTTGGCGCCTCAATTGTTGCAGCCTTCCAAGCCCGAAGGCCTGGAAGGCTGGGAGATGCCTGGCGACCTGGAACTGCGGTATCACTACGATTTCCTGCCAAAGGGCCTGGTAAACCGCTTGATGGTGCGTAAACATCGACATGTTCAACAACCTGAACTGGGCTGGAAAAATGGAGTGCTCTTTGAATTAGGAAGTACTCAATTATTGGTACAGCTTTCTGTAAAAGGGGACGAGATCATCCTGCGCACACGCGGGCCTCAATGCAAAGAACTGGTAAGTATCATATCTGCCGACCTGGATGCGCTGAACGATTCTTTTTCCGGCTTGTCGGAAAAAGTCACAAAAAAAATCCCCTGTATTTGTGAGGTATGTAGCAAAAGCACAACGCCAGAGTTTTATGATTATGAGGAATTGATTAGGCGTAGAGGGCTCAATAAAGCTACAATAGAATGCCGAGCCAGCTTTGCCGATGTTCCGGTCATTGCCCTGCTGGAAGGCTTTCAGGCTGACAAGGACAAGGCGGGCGGGCTTCCCGAAGTGAAAAGAGAAAAGCCAACTGGTAAGAAGGCCTTTTTTTCCTATTCCAAGCAGGATCGTGAATTTCTCCAGCAATTTCTCGGACACTTGATTGGACTACAGGAAGGAGGCAAAATATCACCCTGGGAAGACCAGCAGATCCTACCTGGCGGGGAATGGGATGAGGAAATTAGAAATGAATTGGCTACTGCTGATATCATTTTCTTGTTGGTGAGCTCCGATTTTTTAAATACAAAGTATATCAGGGAAGTGGAAATCAAGGAAGCTATGAAACGGCATGATAATGGGGATGCTCGTGTCATACCCATAATTCTCCGTTCCTGTAATTGGAAAGGCATGCCTTTCGGCAAGCTCAATGGGTTACCGCGAAATGGTGAGCCAGTGGCATCTTTCCCTGATCGAGACCAAGCATGGACGGAGGTTGTAAAAGAAATAGAGGCTTTGATCGAATTGAAAAGCAATGAGTAA
- a CDS encoding leucine-rich repeat domain-containing protein → MHPQEIEKRLGIKLKEELHFENLKTSHTRNAYSCDEDGNITGLNLLVENLDSITIPAGLDTLLYLNVSENKALRSLTFKAELPALEALDVSECSLVELLLPSGFDSLQAIHAQKNKLSGFKIEASCPNLKYLHLAGNQLQEFSLPTGLPNLEILYLQGGNKVKDISFLAGASALQTLNLSGNAVEDLSPVRHLGTTKE, encoded by the coding sequence ATGCATCCCCAGGAAATTGAAAAACGCCTTGGCATCAAGTTGAAGGAAGAACTACACTTCGAAAACCTGAAGACTTCACACACCCGGAATGCCTATTCTTGCGATGAGGATGGAAACATAACTGGGTTGAACCTTTTGGTTGAAAACCTGGATTCCATTACTATCCCCGCCGGTTTGGATACCCTGTTATACCTGAATGTGAGCGAGAACAAAGCATTAAGGTCACTCACCTTTAAGGCAGAGCTGCCGGCATTGGAGGCATTAGATGTGAGCGAATGCAGCCTTGTAGAACTCTTATTGCCTTCCGGCTTTGATTCTTTGCAGGCCATCCATGCCCAGAAGAACAAGCTAAGCGGCTTCAAGATCGAAGCGAGCTGCCCTAACCTGAAATACCTGCACCTTGCCGGGAACCAGCTTCAGGAGTTTTCTCTGCCCACAGGTTTGCCTAATTTGGAAATACTCTATCTCCAGGGCGGCAATAAAGTGAAAGATATTAGTTTCCTGGCAGGAGCCAGCGCTTTGCAAACCCTCAACCTGAGCGGCAATGCGGTGGAGGATTTGAGCCCGGTGCGGCACTTAGGCACGACGAAAGAATAA
- a CDS encoding class I SAM-dependent methyltransferase yields MLNTLTPEEKQLLLLLGWFRRHYALYLGLSRERPATRESIRQFGSAWFGRRLLELGPAFDSLLRKGLLQQDRTTWQLTETGAACFQELDQSETFYRYEYDNFFALSENSAAHALFCERVYGEDLNQHGLADRSELLQLLDFLDIQAGAYGLDLGCGNGRIADFLQRQSGAVFLGVDISPEAIRRAELIPNPQLSFQVGNMNTLSLGERFDFIISVDTLYYAADLKETLRACLAHLRPGGVFACFFSQWINGEEEKPRLAGRRTVLAAAFRELDQPFEFLGISEPGRLHWRRKRDVLVEMRPAFEAEGSLALWDYRFREANRYAEWPGSWYARFIYKAVGR; encoded by the coding sequence ATGCTTAACACCCTCACTCCCGAAGAAAAACAACTCCTCCTCCTCCTGGGCTGGTTCCGGCGCCACTACGCCCTGTACCTCGGCCTGAGCCGGGAGCGCCCCGCCACGCGGGAAAGCATCCGGCAGTTTGGCAGTGCCTGGTTCGGCCGCCGCCTGCTGGAGTTGGGGCCCGCCTTTGACAGCCTGTTGCGGAAAGGGCTGCTCCAACAGGACAGAACCACCTGGCAGCTCACGGAAACCGGAGCGGCTTGCTTTCAGGAACTGGACCAATCCGAAACGTTCTACCGCTACGAGTACGACAACTTTTTCGCTCTTTCGGAAAACAGCGCCGCCCATGCCCTTTTCTGCGAGCGCGTGTACGGCGAGGACCTGAACCAGCACGGCCTGGCGGATCGGAGCGAACTCCTTCAACTGCTCGATTTCCTGGACATCCAGGCCGGCGCTTACGGGCTCGACCTGGGCTGCGGCAACGGCCGCATCGCCGATTTTCTGCAGCGGCAAAGCGGCGCGGTTTTCCTGGGTGTGGATATTTCTCCGGAAGCCATCCGCCGGGCGGAGCTGATCCCCAACCCCCAATTGTCTTTCCAGGTGGGCAATATGAATACCCTGTCCCTGGGCGAGCGATTCGACTTTATCATCTCTGTCGACACCTTGTATTATGCAGCCGACCTGAAGGAAACGCTGCGAGCCTGCCTGGCCCACCTGCGCCCCGGCGGCGTTTTTGCCTGCTTTTTTTCCCAGTGGATCAACGGGGAAGAGGAAAAGCCCCGGCTGGCCGGCCGGCGAACCGTGCTGGCAGCGGCTTTTCGGGAGCTGGATCAACCCTTCGAATTCCTGGGCATCTCCGAACCGGGCCGGTTGCACTGGCGCCGCAAACGCGACGTGCTCGTGGAGATGCGCCCCGCTTTCGAAGCCGAAGGCAGCCTGGCCCTCTGGGATTACCGCTTTCGCGAAGCCAACCGGTACGCGGAGTGGCCAGGGAGTTGGTATGCCCGGTTTATCTATAAAGCGGTGGGGCGATAG
- the secDF gene encoding protein translocase subunit SecDF: MQGKGVVKFFLVVMTIVTLVQYFFILPTQKVEKAADKYASQATQNMEEGLQKTAFKSKRAEFLDSMSSEEVFRIPMLKSYTYQELKSQQLALGLDLKGGMSVVLQVDLRDFIRALANDSKDPTFSEALDRASQAQKNAQDDFVTLFYDAWREVSGDKRLAPIFTRNEALRDQINYETTDGEVVRIIRKKADETVDLTFKLLKERIDKLGVTQPNVSLDASRDLIVVELPGIDNPERARTFLQAAAKLEFWNIFRVTDPGIQQAFISANERLAKTMGDGDLEPEILSIDTTFATDSLGNIDETQIVSIDTSYNNSVVDQGPLFDVLTLNTTGSRGLAVLGMAKRNQRRYIDSLLSREDIKTLFPRDLLFRWSKDPAKNYDTGEMTDDFELFGIKLGRDGKPALTGDHVVDASANPDPQTNEVAVSLKMDNTGAKIWGQLTTEAAQDNNREIAIVLDNEVVSAPRVINPILTGDSQITGSFSIQEGKDLSNILQIGKLPAETKIIQESLVGPSLGAENIRHSTIALVTGFLVVLGFMIFYYAGGGIVSIIALILNIFFIFGALASYGTVLTLPGIAGIVLTIGMAVDANVIIFERIREELRDGKSLLMSISDGFSNSYSAIIDANVTTLLTAFVLAYFGLGPIKGFAVVLIIGVLSSLFTAVLVGRLMVDWWTSTKGRNMTFSTKMSENVLANLNVDWLGKRYIAYMISGTLILAGLISFFTRGFELGVDFKGGYSYNVTFEGGPEVNAPELRQALAVAFEGNTPIVKAVDTENTYNVVTDYLIDDESEDAADKVMAQLYEGVNGVVGGNIDFEQFKAPDGEGTHVTSSSKVGPTIADDIQTSAYYAAIFALLLIFLYIFIRFSKWQYSLGAVAALFHDTLITLGIFSMFHGILPFTLEIDQAFIAAILTVIGYSINDTVIVFDRIREYLNNYTKRPKEEVLNMAINSTMSRTLITSLTTFFVVAVLFAFGGSSIKGFSFAILVGIMVGTYSSIFVATPIMSDLSGELKARESKKEKKGFSKAASSAR, from the coding sequence ATGCAAGGTAAAGGAGTAGTGAAGTTCTTCCTTGTGGTCATGACGATTGTAACGCTCGTGCAATACTTCTTTATCCTTCCCACCCAGAAGGTAGAGAAAGCAGCGGACAAGTACGCCAGCCAGGCCACACAGAACATGGAGGAAGGCCTTCAGAAGACAGCCTTCAAATCGAAGCGCGCGGAGTTTTTGGACTCCATGTCTTCGGAGGAAGTGTTTAGGATTCCCATGCTGAAATCCTACACCTATCAGGAATTAAAATCGCAACAACTGGCATTGGGCCTCGACCTCAAGGGAGGGATGAGCGTGGTGCTGCAGGTAGACCTGCGCGATTTTATTCGAGCACTGGCCAATGATAGCAAGGATCCTACTTTTTCAGAAGCGTTAGACCGAGCATCTCAAGCGCAGAAGAATGCACAGGACGATTTCGTAACCCTCTTCTATGACGCCTGGCGCGAAGTGTCGGGCGACAAGCGGCTCGCGCCCATTTTTACCCGCAACGAAGCGCTGCGGGACCAGATCAACTACGAAACCACCGACGGCGAAGTGGTGCGCATCATCCGCAAGAAGGCCGACGAAACGGTCGACCTGACTTTCAAGCTGCTCAAGGAGCGGATCGACAAGCTGGGGGTTACCCAACCCAACGTATCGCTGGATGCCAGCCGCGACCTCATCGTCGTCGAGCTGCCGGGCATCGACAACCCCGAGCGCGCCCGCACCTTCCTGCAGGCGGCTGCCAAGCTGGAATTCTGGAACATCTTCCGCGTCACCGACCCGGGCATCCAGCAGGCGTTTATCTCCGCCAACGAACGCCTCGCCAAAACCATGGGCGACGGCGATCTGGAGCCTGAGATTCTCAGCATCGACACCACTTTCGCTACCGACTCCCTGGGCAACATCGACGAAACCCAGATCGTCAGTATCGATACTTCTTATAACAATTCAGTGGTCGACCAGGGCCCGCTCTTCGATGTGCTCACCCTGAACACCACCGGCTCCCGCGGCCTGGCCGTATTGGGTATGGCCAAGCGCAACCAGCGCCGGTATATCGACAGCCTGCTCAGCCGCGAGGACATCAAAACCCTCTTCCCGCGCGACCTGCTGTTCCGCTGGTCGAAAGACCCGGCGAAGAACTACGATACCGGCGAAATGACCGACGACTTCGAGCTGTTCGGCATCAAACTGGGCCGCGACGGCAAGCCGGCCCTCACCGGCGACCACGTAGTGGACGCCAGCGCCAACCCGGATCCGCAGACCAACGAGGTGGCGGTTTCCCTGAAAATGGACAACACCGGCGCCAAAATCTGGGGCCAACTGACCACAGAAGCGGCCCAGGACAACAACCGGGAGATCGCTATCGTGCTCGACAACGAGGTGGTCTCTGCTCCCCGGGTAATCAACCCCATCCTGACGGGCGACTCCCAGATCACCGGCAGCTTCTCCATTCAGGAGGGCAAAGACTTGTCCAACATCCTGCAGATTGGCAAGCTGCCCGCAGAAACGAAGATCATCCAGGAATCTCTGGTTGGGCCGTCGCTGGGGGCCGAAAACATCCGCCATAGCACAATTGCTTTGGTGACCGGTTTCCTCGTCGTCCTCGGTTTCATGATCTTTTACTACGCCGGCGGTGGCATCGTTTCCATCATCGCGCTGATCCTCAATATTTTCTTCATCTTCGGCGCCCTGGCTTCCTACGGAACCGTACTGACCCTTCCGGGCATCGCCGGCATCGTACTGACCATAGGCATGGCGGTCGACGCCAACGTGATCATCTTTGAGCGCATCCGCGAGGAATTGCGGGATGGCAAGTCTCTGCTGATGTCGATCAGCGATGGCTTCTCGAACTCCTATTCCGCCATCATCGACGCCAACGTGACGACCCTGCTGACGGCCTTCGTGCTGGCCTACTTCGGCCTTGGGCCGATCAAGGGCTTCGCCGTGGTGCTGATCATCGGTGTGCTGTCCTCGCTCTTTACGGCAGTACTGGTGGGCCGTTTGATGGTGGATTGGTGGACAAGTACCAAAGGCCGCAATATGACCTTCTCCACGAAGATGTCGGAAAATGTGCTGGCGAACCTGAATGTCGACTGGCTGGGCAAACGCTACATCGCCTATATGATCTCCGGCACTTTGATCCTGGCCGGCCTGATCTCCTTCTTTACCAGAGGCTTTGAGCTGGGGGTAGATTTCAAAGGAGGTTATTCCTACAACGTCACTTTTGAAGGCGGCCCGGAGGTAAATGCTCCTGAATTGCGCCAGGCGCTGGCCGTAGCCTTTGAAGGCAACACGCCCATCGTCAAGGCGGTGGATACCGAGAATACCTACAACGTTGTGACCGATTACCTCATCGACGACGAAAGCGAGGATGCTGCCGACAAGGTAATGGCCCAACTGTATGAAGGGGTGAACGGCGTAGTCGGCGGCAACATCGATTTCGAGCAGTTTAAAGCGCCCGACGGAGAAGGCACGCACGTGACCAGTTCCAGCAAGGTGGGGCCTACGATTGCGGATGATATTCAGACCAGCGCCTACTACGCGGCTATTTTTGCCCTGTTGCTGATCTTCCTTTACATTTTCATCCGGTTCAGCAAGTGGCAATACAGCCTCGGCGCGGTGGCGGCCTTGTTCCACGATACGCTGATCACCCTGGGCATTTTCTCCATGTTCCACGGCATTCTGCCCTTTACCCTGGAGATCGACCAGGCGTTCATCGCCGCCATCCTGACCGTGATCGGTTACTCGATCAACGACACGGTGATCGTGTTCGACCGGATTCGGGAATACCTGAACAACTACACCAAGCGGCCAAAGGAGGAAGTGCTCAATATGGCCATCAACAGCACGATGAGCCGTACGCTGATCACCTCGCTTACCACTTTCTTCGTGGTGGCGGTGCTCTTCGCTTTTGGCGGCTCCAGCATCAAGGGCTTTTCCTTTGCGATCCTGGTGGGCATTATGGTGGGTACCTACTCATCCATCTTCGTAGCTACCCCGATCATGTCTGACCTGTCTGGCGAATTGAAAGCCCGCGAATCGAAGAAGGAGAAGAAAGGGTTCTCCAAGGCGGCTTCTTCGGCTCGGTAA
- a CDS encoding M48 family metalloprotease: protein MSKNKIFFQKIANFGRTAALIAGMLALMAALGYSLFGATGLIWAGAIGLIGLVGSTQIPSQLIMRMQGGRPLKNYEAPNLAGILRQLSERAGLRQPPQLYYIPNGVLNAFAAGSKEDPAIAITHGLLSRLSLRELSGVLAHELSHIRNKDLQLKSTVNIILRLTRLFSLTGQLLLFFYLPMALMGNPPFSWVAILLLLFAPTLMALMTSAFSRTRELEADLEAARLTGDPEALALALQKLDYYNEGGILSFLRPRPGANIPKWLRTHPSTEERVSRLRSMGVP from the coding sequence ATGAGCAAAAACAAGATATTCTTTCAAAAGATTGCCAATTTCGGCCGTACGGCGGCCCTCATAGCGGGCATGCTGGCCCTCATGGCTGCCCTGGGATACTCCCTGTTTGGCGCCACGGGTTTGATCTGGGCGGGCGCCATCGGCCTGATCGGCCTGGTGGGCAGCACGCAGATCCCTTCACAACTCATCATGCGGATGCAGGGCGGGCGGCCTCTGAAAAACTACGAAGCCCCCAACCTGGCCGGCATCCTGCGGCAGCTCTCCGAACGAGCGGGCCTGCGGCAGCCGCCCCAGCTGTATTACATCCCCAACGGCGTGCTCAACGCCTTCGCCGCCGGCAGCAAAGAGGATCCGGCAATCGCCATCACCCACGGCCTGCTGAGCCGCCTCAGCCTGCGGGAACTCTCCGGAGTGCTGGCGCACGAGCTCAGCCATATCCGCAATAAGGACCTGCAGCTCAAATCGACCGTCAACATCATCCTGCGCCTGACCCGCCTGTTTTCCCTGACCGGCCAGCTCCTGCTTTTCTTCTACCTGCCTATGGCGCTGATGGGCAACCCGCCCTTCTCCTGGGTGGCCATACTGTTGCTCCTCTTCGCCCCCACCTTGATGGCCCTGATGACCAGCGCCTTCTCCCGCACCCGGGAACTGGAGGCAGACCTCGAAGCTGCCCGCCTGACCGGCGACCCCGAAGCGCTGGCCCTGGCCCTCCAAAAACTCGACTACTACAACGAAGGGGGCATCCTGAGCTTCCTGCGGCCCCGGCCCGGGGCCAACATCCCCAAATGGCTGCGCACTCACCCCTCTACCGAAGAACGCGTCAGCCGCCTGCGCAGTATGGGGGTGCCATGA